The following coding sequences lie in one Mycoplasma tauri genomic window:
- a CDS encoding helicase HerA domain-containing protein: MIDQIQTDNFKLYDMNIFIVIKGNSKSELKAERLKIRNNWLRSNFGINDLVFRQFEGFLDAFNYPSTKLDREYFQITSINTACGYPFNKKILNDGNNLIVGKEVRDSAEALVWNMFKLDNNRTNHNVMILGTPGMGKSTFTKKILTSAVAANNIAIVIDPQAEYLNWAKELNGQIIDLGAGTGSVINPLQVRAFIARDDDNLETIDINALVNNHLSWLSKFFKIVFDDVNNRKWSILENQIINLYEKWGIYELDSFDQLEANKWPTISDLITSMRRF, from the coding sequence ATGATTGATCAAATTCAAACTGATAATTTTAAGCTTTATGATATGAATATTTTTATAGTTATAAAGGGCAATAGTAAGTCTGAATTAAAAGCTGAAAGATTAAAGATTAGAAATAATTGGCTAAGAAGTAATTTTGGAATAAATGATTTAGTTTTTAGACAATTTGAGGGTTTTCTTGATGCATTTAATTATCCTTCTACAAAATTAGATAGAGAGTATTTTCAAATAACTTCAATTAATACTGCATGTGGTTATCCATTTAATAAGAAAATTTTAAATGATGGAAACAATTTAATTGTTGGTAAAGAAGTTAGGGATAGCGCAGAAGCATTAGTTTGAAATATGTTTAAGCTAGATAATAATAGAACTAATCATAATGTAATGATATTAGGAACTCCTGGAATGGGGAAATCTACATTTACAAAGAAAATATTAACAAGTGCTGTGGCTGCCAATAATATTGCAATTGTTATTGATCCACAAGCTGAATATTTGAATTGAGCAAAGGAATTAAATGGTCAAATAATTGATTTAGGTGCTGGAACTGGTAGTGTAATTAATCCACTACAAGTTAGAGCCTTTATAGCTAGAGATGATGACAATTTAGAAACAATAGATATTAATGCATTAGTAAATAATCATTTATCTTGGTTAAGTAAATTTTTTAAAATTGTTTTTGATGACGTGAATAATAGAAAATGATCTATTTTAGAAAATCAAATTATTAACTTGTATGAAAAATGAGGAATTTATGAATTAGATTCTTTTGATCAATTGGAGGCAAATAAATGACCAACAATAAGTGATTTGATTACAAGTATGCGAAGATTTTAA
- a CDS encoding CDS14 family ICE transfer lipoprotein produces MKFLYNVPFYETWAANQNGAYNRAYLSYLKLLDGVGYISGNFKNWSEINEDFRENFKDRLNDLAKSLVQVLGISGTLGAEIEKYGVRNKTYVNMFAPTINNVLYDYEYSYAWAYRLLYEMVIPAYAANDWELPKLLSDFLIEIEHNISDNNLIHKYINFFLNTVLKDKDSNFESLTDYSDMNSETIKSEDYKEKAKEKFLNWLAVWSNRLGSNIKTGEM; encoded by the coding sequence ATGAAATTTCTTTACAATGTTCCCTTTTATGAAACTTGAGCAGCAAATCAAAATGGAGCATATAACAGAGCTTATTTATCTTATTTAAAATTATTAGATGGTGTTGGATATATTAGCGGCAACTTTAAGAATTGATCTGAAATTAATGAAGATTTTAGAGAGAATTTTAAGGATAGACTGAATGATTTAGCAAAAAGTTTAGTTCAAGTGCTAGGAATAAGCGGCACATTGGGTGCAGAGATTGAAAAATATGGTGTAAGAAATAAAACGTATGTAAATATGTTTGCACCTACTATAAATAATGTTCTTTATGATTATGAATATTCATATGCTTGAGCTTATAGACTGTTGTATGAAATGGTTATTCCTGCTTATGCTGCTAATGATTGAGAGTTGCCAAAATTGTTATCTGATTTCTTAATTGAAATTGAGCACAATATAAGTGATAATAATCTTATACATAAATACATAAACTTCTTTTTAAATACAGTTTTAAAAGATAAAGATTCTAATTTTGAGAGTTTAACTGATTATAGTGATATGAACAGTGAAACTATTAAAAGCGAAGATTATAAAGAAAAAGCTAAAGAAAAGTTTTTAAATTGATTAGCTGTATGATCAAATAGACTTGGATCTAATATTAAAACTGGTGAAATGTAA
- a CDS encoding Mbov_0395 family pilin-like conjugal transfer protein, with protein MNNSDFKVEGITEIGNHVQTIGRSIFGVFAIVAVLAVIILSIWAGTRNASEDDPMRRKANTQKILWAGIVLILICIGWGIFEAVIRIQANSISSI; from the coding sequence ATGAATAATAGTGATTTTAAAGTTGAAGGTATTACAGAAATAGGTAATCATGTCCAAACTATTGGAAGGTCGATTTTTGGAGTTTTTGCAATTGTTGCTGTTTTAGCAGTAATAATTTTATCAATTTGAGCAGGTACTAGAAATGCAAGTGAAGATGATCCAATGAGAAGAAAAGCAAATACTCAAAAAATTTTATGAGCAGGTATTGTCTTAATTTTAATTTGTATTGGTTGAGGTATTTTTGAAGCTGTGATTAGAATACAAGCAAATTCAATTTCAAGCATATAG
- a CDS encoding Mbov_0396 family ICE element transmembrane protein produces MPSFFTYLFDIFRYGPAYVFWILLVLLAWLLFTILCVVFYIVDFCAFRLLNFVLFGLSPGQSIMEVKGPEPFYRFMIVSSIIWIIMFGILFIKFSFSESVESVKIIRKALVFSVKSALILLVFQLSLVLLSTVVDNLTKLASGNNQNFGVNLSNSIFDMSYPPEVKGEQNLLVDGGSIIPILNGNATSFTSFASIAKIVGKSNAILQGILVCIGAILIAFPLTFAGFDAIGKVFPTFFLYVIFPFILPLSLLDDGKKCESEKTSM; encoded by the coding sequence ATGCCAAGTTTCTTTACTTATCTTTTTGATATTTTTAGATATGGACCGGCATATGTTTTTTGAATATTATTAGTTTTGCTTGCTTGACTTTTATTTACTATTTTGTGTGTAGTTTTCTATATAGTTGATTTTTGTGCATTTAGATTATTAAATTTTGTTCTTTTTGGGCTTAGTCCTGGACAGAGCATAATGGAAGTGAAAGGACCAGAGCCTTTTTATAGATTTATGATAGTTAGTTCTATTATTTGAATAATTATGTTTGGCATTTTATTTATTAAATTTAGTTTTAGTGAGAGTGTTGAAAGTGTAAAAATTATTCGTAAAGCATTGGTATTTAGTGTTAAGAGCGCATTGATTTTATTAGTTTTTCAATTGTCGTTAGTGTTACTTAGTACTGTAGTTGATAATTTAACTAAGTTAGCGTCTGGTAATAATCAAAATTTTGGGGTAAATTTATCTAATAGTATTTTTGATATGTCTTATCCACCAGAAGTAAAAGGTGAACAGAATTTGCTAGTGGATGGTGGTTCAATTATTCCAATTTTAAATGGTAATGCAACAAGTTTTACTAGTTTTGCAAGCATTGCAAAAATTGTTGGAAAAAGTAATGCTATATTACAAGGGATATTAGTTTGTATAGGTGCAATTTTAATTGCTTTCCCATTAACCTTTGCAGGCTTTGATGCAATTGGTAAAGTCTTTCCAACTTTCTTTCTATATGTAATATTTCCATTTATTTTGCCATTATCATTACTGGATGATGGTAAAAAGTGCGAGTCTGAAAAGACAAGTATGTAA